Genomic window (Capsicum annuum cultivar UCD-10X-F1 unplaced genomic scaffold, UCD10Xv1.1 ctg19026, whole genome shotgun sequence):
ATCCTTTGAGGATAAGCATTGCTTCATTAATGATGGTGCTGGGAAAGAAGTTCTAAACATTACGATGAGAGGTAAACATTTCTCATTTGATCCAATGGAAGATGTTTctgtaaaacatgaaaaatatcatAGGCTGGAAAAATTAGAAGATGATCCTCTAATTGTAAAAGTACAAGCAATATGTGAACCTGCTAGGTTTAAAGGAGCTTTCAATGTTCCTAAAGGAATTGAAGCAATAGAGGAGTTCTCTatgtttcagaaaaataaaatgggcaagtttaaattcaagatgcAAATAAAGCAGGAAGAAATGCCTAAAGGATTTAATAGTCAAGGGTTGCATTCAAGACGAGAAGTGAATTTAGTTCACTACAAGCCCAAAGATGAATCTCTAGATTTATTCACAAGGTCACTTTCGGTTATCAAGTGTGGAATACCAAAATTTTGCAGTTTCtaaagcaaggaggag
Coding sequences:
- the LOC124890495 gene encoding uncharacterized protein LOC124890495 isoform X3; the encoded protein is MVTRFLLKEKELFSSKQVQLVEKGYKLSFEDKHCFINDGAGKEVLNITMRGKHFSFDPMEDVSVKHEKYHRLEKLEDDPLIVKVQAICEPARFKGAFNVPKGIEAIEEFSMFQKNKMGKFKFKMQIKQEEMPKGFNSQGLHSRREVNLVHYKPKDESLDLFTRSLSVIKCGIPKFCSF
- the LOC124890495 gene encoding uncharacterized protein LOC124890495 isoform X2, which encodes MRQDGMVEGALVASHKIQSRGKNFKNYPPCEHCGKMGHPPYRCWKRLDVKCSKCNHFGHEAVICKNKFENHEAGAGVVNEEEEDQLFVATCFSRLEMVTRFLLKEKELFSSKQVQLVEKGYKLSFEDKHCFINDGAGKEVLNITMRGKHFSFDPMEDVSVKHEKYHRLEKLEDDPLIVKVQAICEPARFKGAFNVPKGIEAIEEFSMFQKNKMGKFKFKMQIKQEEMPKGFNSQGLHSRREVNLVHYKPKDESLDLFTRSLSVIKCGIPKFCSF